In Nocardia yunnanensis, one DNA window encodes the following:
- a CDS encoding DUF1906 domain-containing protein, producing the protein MRFGLDYAAGRPAPSAIRAAGYDFVVRYLSDGGPTLPGKLLTPAEADGLRAQGISIVSNWETTAARMLDGYGAGVTDARSALAQVLRCGGRTDRPIYFSADFDASPQQQAPIDDYLNGAASVLGRANVGIYGGYWPVSRALDAGTATWAWQTVAWSGGNVEPRVAIFQTGEQVTVDGVSCDVNRTDRADFGQWDVETEEPDLTPEQDQVLRDIQTQLRGPGLNGWPQLGADAQGHNRTVVDGLAAALAQIDELRTEISDLEATAAELKAELARVSSQHRWPFPFSLVEGPATVVADQLAKLEQLLPGVPLPGWGTAPDGNSVKSGAGGQGPAGAAPNAPSGK; encoded by the coding sequence ATGCGTTTCGGGCTGGACTATGCCGCAGGTCGTCCCGCTCCGAGCGCCATCCGGGCGGCCGGGTACGACTTCGTCGTCCGGTATCTGTCCGATGGCGGCCCCACCCTGCCGGGCAAACTTCTCACTCCAGCCGAAGCGGACGGCCTGCGCGCCCAGGGCATTTCGATCGTCTCGAACTGGGAGACCACCGCGGCCCGCATGCTCGACGGGTACGGCGCCGGCGTGACCGACGCGCGGTCCGCGCTGGCGCAGGTGCTGCGCTGCGGCGGGCGGACCGATCGGCCGATCTACTTCTCTGCCGATTTCGACGCGAGCCCCCAGCAGCAGGCGCCCATCGACGACTACCTCAATGGCGCGGCCAGCGTGCTCGGTCGCGCGAATGTCGGCATCTACGGCGGGTATTGGCCGGTGAGCCGGGCACTGGACGCGGGCACCGCGACCTGGGCGTGGCAGACGGTGGCCTGGTCGGGCGGGAATGTGGAACCGCGGGTGGCGATCTTCCAGACCGGTGAGCAGGTGACGGTCGACGGGGTGTCCTGCGATGTGAACCGAACCGACCGAGCCGATTTCGGCCAGTGGGATGTGGAAACGGAGGAACCGGACTTGACTCCCGAGCAGGATCAGGTGTTGCGCGATATTCAGACCCAGCTGCGCGGCCCCGGCCTCAATGGCTGGCCGCAGCTGGGCGCCGATGCCCAGGGGCACAACCGGACGGTGGTGGACGGTCTGGCGGCCGCGCTCGCCCAGATCGACGAACTGCGCACCGAGATCAGCGATCTGGAGGCCACCGCGGCCGAGCTGAAGGCGGAGCTGGCGCGGGTGTCGAGTCAGCACCGGTGGCCGTTCCCGTTCTCGCTGGTGGAGGGGCCCGCCACGGTGGTCGCCGACCAGTTGGCAAAGCTGGAGCAGTTGCTGCCGGGGGTGCCGTTGCCCGGTTGGGGCACGGCCCCGGACGGCAATTCGGTCAAGTCGGGCGCGGGCGGACAAGGTCCGGCCGGGGCCGCTCCGAATGCGCCATCAGGCAAGTGA
- a CDS encoding VOC family protein yields the protein MPVRNDAWPPGTPCWVDCQVDDPVKAGEFYSELFGWDLQGGGEDSGGYLMALRDGQAVAGIGPKPEVGVPSVWTTYFAVADADKSAEQVTAAGGRLLVPAFDVMEFGRMFVAADASGAPFAVWEARAHDGAAVYNEHGAYVWNDLHTGDFEAAKRFYGEVFGFGFTEFDDDSMRYATFTPPGGTESVGGINDDSVNGVAAAQPYWLTWFQCQDIDSGLTRAVELGATVLMPATDGPFGRMAIMAAPQGELFGLLDPADSAA from the coding sequence ATGCCCGTACGCAACGATGCTTGGCCTCCAGGAACACCGTGCTGGGTCGACTGTCAGGTCGACGATCCGGTGAAAGCCGGTGAGTTCTACAGCGAATTGTTCGGCTGGGACCTGCAAGGCGGCGGGGAGGATTCGGGGGGATACCTGATGGCGCTGCGCGACGGGCAGGCCGTGGCGGGCATCGGGCCGAAACCGGAGGTGGGCGTGCCCTCGGTGTGGACCACGTATTTCGCCGTGGCCGATGCGGACAAGAGCGCCGAACAGGTCACCGCCGCGGGCGGCCGGCTGCTGGTGCCCGCCTTCGACGTCATGGAGTTCGGCCGCATGTTCGTGGCCGCCGACGCCTCCGGCGCGCCGTTCGCGGTGTGGGAGGCGCGCGCCCACGACGGCGCGGCGGTCTACAACGAGCACGGCGCGTACGTCTGGAACGACTTGCACACCGGCGATTTCGAGGCCGCCAAGCGCTTCTACGGGGAAGTCTTCGGCTTCGGCTTCACCGAATTCGACGACGACAGCATGCGATACGCCACCTTCACCCCGCCCGGCGGGACCGAATCGGTCGGCGGCATCAACGACGACAGCGTCAACGGCGTCGCCGCCGCCCAGCCGTACTGGCTGACCTGGTTCCAGTGCCAGGACATCGATTCCGGCCTGACCCGCGCGGTGGAACTGGGCGCGACCGTGCTCATGCCGGCCACCGACGGCCCGTTCGGCCGGATGGCCATCATGGCCGCGCCCCAGGGCGAACTGTTCGGCCTGCTCGACCCCGCCGACTCCGCCGCCTAA
- the rpmF gene encoding 50S ribosomal protein L32 gives MAVPKRRMSRANTHSRRSQWKASVPDLIPVKVGGVEYRIPRRLARAVERGLIDPAKL, from the coding sequence ATGGCCGTTCCGAAGCGCCGGATGTCGCGCGCCAACACCCACAGCCGCCGTTCGCAGTGGAAGGCGAGCGTCCCGGATCTGATTCCGGTCAAGGTCGGGGGAGTGGAGTACAGGATTCCGCGCCGCCTGGCGCGAGCGGTGGAGCGCGGCCTGATCGATCCGGCGAAGCTCTGA